Below is a window of Shewanella khirikhana DNA.
GTGCCATGGGGCGCCTTGGAGAAGACTACGCAGAGTTTTTTCACCCCAGCTCCTTAAAAACACACCAGCCGATCGGCTTTGGCAATACCACTGACCAGTTCACCCAGGCCTCCATTATGGAAGCCATCATCCACATTCCAGTGGCTAAGCCCCTGGGTTTCGGCTTCCTCTCTGGACACCATGCCGCGACGCAGTGCGGCCGAGACGCAGTTCACCAGCTCCACCTTGTGCTCGCAGGCGAGCTCATGCCAGGCGCGATAAACATTAAACTCATCGGATGCAGGTGAGCCCAGGCTTGATGCGTTAAACACACCATCCTGATAGAAAAATACCCGAAGGATTTGATGGCCTTCATCGATAGCAGCCTTGGCGAATCGCAGCGCATGCAGCGGAGCGGCGCTGCCGTAGGCTTTACCTGAGACCTGGAGAATGAAAGTACTCATAATAAAAAAATGGCCCTGAATGTGGGCCATTTTACCTTAATTCCTGTGTGAAAGATCAATCGTCGTTGTTCATGCCCAGAATTCGCAAAATGGCCAGGAACAGATTGAGGAAATCCAGATACAGCGACACAGTGGCGCGAATATAGTTGGTTTCGCCGCCATTAACGATGCGGCTGGTATCGAACAGGATTAACCCGGTAAACACCAAAGCAGTCGCCCAGGACAGCAACATGTAGGCGGTGCTGTTACCCACGAACATATTGATCAGGCCGCCAATGATGATAACTATCAGTCCAGCGAAAAGAAAACCGCCCATAAAGGAAAAGTCTTTTTTGGTGGTCAGGGCATACATGGACAAGCCAATAAAGATGGCGGACGTCAGACCGAAGGCCTGCATGATAAGCGCTGGGCCATTGGCCATGCCGGCATAATGGTTGAGGATATAACCGAGCGACGCGCCTTCCATACCGGTAAAGGCAAACACCCAAAAGAGTCCGGCAGATGAGTCGGCTTTACGCAGGGTAACAAAGAGCAGAATAAATCCGCCGATAGAAAAGCCGATAGACATCAGCGGCGAAATGCCCATTGCCGTGGCAATCCAGGCGCACAGCGCAGAAAACGCCAGCGTCATGGACAGTAGCATATAGGTGTTCTTGATAAGCTTGTTGACTTCCAGTGTCGACTGTTTGGAAACCAGAATTTCCTGTGACATTTCAATGTCTCCTTAATCTTTGACAATCCCGTCTATCATAACCGAATTCACCCGGGATACCAGCGTTACGCCAGCCATTCCCGGTGCAGTTTTTCGCTGTCACCCAGGTAATCAAGTACCCAACTGAGCGCAGGCGAGGGCGTGTCGCCATTCCAGGCGAGACAACAGGGGCTGGGAACCTTTGGCCGCTCCAGGGTTTTCTCAACCAAAAGCCCAGCCTGAATAAAGGGCGCAGCCAAATGACGCGGCATATAACCAATGCCGAGGCCATTGGTAAAACAGTTAATCGCGCGGATCCAATCCGGCACCACCAGGCGGCGCTGATTATCCAAAAGCCAGGTGGTGCGTTTGGGGATTTCCCGCGACGTATCCTCAAGGCAGATAGACGGGAAGGGCCGCAACATATCATCGGTCAGTGGCTCATCGATGGCAGCCAGCGGGTGATTCTTGGCCACCAAAAACGCCCAGTCAATCACCCCCATATCGCGGTATTGGAATACACCGCCGACCGGAATTGCCGTGGTGGCACCAATGGCGATATGGCTTCGCCCTGTGGCAAGCGCCTCCCACACACCATTGAATACCTCGATACGAATAATCAGCTCAACATCTTGAAAATGTCTGTAAAAATCGGCAATCAGCACACTTATTCTGTCGGCGCGAACAATATTATCCAGCGCAATGGACAAGGTGGGTTGCCAGCCGTTGGCGATGCGCTGGGTGCCGCGCTTAAGCTCATTCATCTGCGACAACATGGCCCGGGCTTCCCGCACAAAGTGCTCGCCGGCGACCGTGAGACTCACGCTGCGGTGATGGCGATGGAACAGCACCACGCCCAGTTCATCTTCTATTTGCTTGATGGCGTAACTGACCGCCGAGGGCACCTTGTGCAGCTTGGCCGCGGCGGCGGTAAAGCTGCCAACCTGGGCAACAATATCGACCAATTCCAGAGATTGTTCCGACAGCATGGTGAAATTCCTGTTTCGTTAGGGCGCACTTGCCTTGAATATTTTTGTTTGCACTGTGCAAAATTAACCGTTTCACAGCGCTAAAACAAGCCATTAGACTCCATCGCGCTAAGATTATTCCTATTTGTGGAGGCTGATTTGATTTCCAATTCTTTGACTAAGCGCCGAAGTTTAGTGTTCTTTCCGTATCTTGCGCTGCTTAGCATGCTCGGTTTTTTGGCTACCGACATGTACCTGCCTGCATTCAATCAGATTGAAGCTAGTTTAAACACGTCAGCCAGTTTGGTGGCGATGACACTCACTTGTTTCCTTGGTGGTCTGGCCCTGGGGCAGCTCGCTTATGGCAGTTTATGCGACCGTTTTGGTAAACGAAATACCCTGATGGCCGGGCTTGGATTGTTTGCGCTAAGCAGCGTATTGCTTGGCTTTACCCAGGACATCAGTGTGTTTTTCGCCCTCAGGGTGGTGCAGGCATTTGGCGCCTGCAGCGCTGCCGTGATCTGGCAGGCGCTGGTGATGGAGCGTTTCAGCGAAACCGAGGCGAGGAGGGTGTTTTCATCCATCATGCCACTGGTTGCCTTGTCTCCTGCGTTGGCACCTTTGATGGGAGCCTGGGTCAGTGAGCAGATGGGCTGGCGCGCCATTTTTATTATTCTGGCCATTTTGGGTTTGTTATTGGCGGCCATGACACCGGCTCTGGCTGGCAACAGCAAAGCCAATGAATCGCAAACGCCAATCTCCGTTGGTAGCATCCTGAAAAACCATGCGTTTCAAAACAATGTAGCCATATTTGGTGCCTGCAGTGCGGCCTTCTTTTGTTACCTGACGCTGTGGCCAGCGGTAATGCAGCACCACGGTTATGCCGCCGCCGAAATCGGCCTCAGCTTTATTCCTCAGACTCTGGCATTTATGTTGGGAGGGTTTACCTGCAAAAAATTGCTTACCAAACATAGCCCTCAGGCGATTAAAAACACCCTGATCACCGGCTTTGTCGTACTGTCGCTAGCTCTGTTTTTGCTGACTCAGTTAGGGGCCGGGATAGAGTCGGTTCTGTGGGTCTTTGCCATCCTGGCAGCAATTAACGGCGCCGTATATCCATTACTGGTGACAGATGCGTTGGCGCCATTTTCCAGCAACGCCACTAAGGCTGCGGGCTGGCAGAACTTTTTACAGCTCGGTATGGCGTTTATTGCCTCGGCGGCGGTAGCCCTGATAGCCCATTGGTTTGAAAAGGCCATAGGTGTGGGGATCCTGATTTGCGCGGGGATAGTATTGCTGGCCTGGTTGCGCATGAATTGGAGTGCATGGCGTGATAACTGGTGCTTCCCGGATCCGGCTCGCATTGCTGTGCAAGCGGACACAGAGCAGAAGCCATCAAGTGAAGGTACTCAGCTGCAAAAGACTGAGTAGCGAAAGGATTAGCACACTGGCCGCGACACTGAGCACTAAGTACCGCCAGTGAGCCGCCGCGCCAACTGCACCACAATTTAAGTTGAGGCAATAGTTCAAATTGCGCAGCGGTGTCAAAATTCAAAAGCACGGCTTCTAGCTGTGCTTTTTGTTTTTGGCACACACTGACACGCATTGTGAGAATGACCTCGATAGCAGACTGCGTTAAAAAAGACGATGAGTGTGAGTAGATGAGCAATAACCTCAGCCTCAGGATGTTGGAACGTGGGACTCAACATTGCCGGGCACTGAGCACGATACCCGATGGATTTAGGCGATGAATTACGAAGAACATACACAGCCAGGAAAACACGTCGTAGCTGCTGTGACATTGTTGTATCTATGACTGCGGACAAATTGGCCCTTGACCCAATTGCAGTTTGTCATGGTTGCGGTTTGCGCTTTGGAAAGGAATGGCTTTCAGCTTTTGGCAAAATGGCAGTTATCTGCGGGAAGGCCAGCGGCTGAGGCTAGTAGGTGTGTTCTCACAAATATAGCATTTAACATAATATACATTGTGCGCATTTAGATGTGAGACTGTTTGCGTGCTTTGGTGTTGGACTCGGTTATCCCGCTGTTGGTACGAAACTCCTTCTTATTCATACGGTATTGGATTTGAGCCGCCCATCATTAAGGTTTTAAGCATATCTGGCAATATGTTTGCTATTAAGTCACTGTATCGAGTTACGGCCTGGTTGGCTGATTATTATTAAACACCTGATTACGGGTAAACAGCTGCTGAACGCTGATTGCGATGCGACTTGCCAGAGCTGGACTGTTCAGCCGGCGAACATCTGCCGCTTTTCACGACTCGTTCCTTATCGTGCCTCCTTTAATGGTTCATTTTATCTTGCTGGCACCAATACCCGCGTGCTTAACCTTGGCTGACGTTCATTATCAAGTACCTAGGCTGAGTTATTCATCCACACTGCTATCTATACTGATCTCTGTTTGCTGATTTCCATCAGCCTGCTCAAGCCATTGCCAGCAGCGCTGCTCACAATTGCCGCATGGATTACTTGTCGTTGTGACTTGCGGACCCGGTGCGAGCGCTTGTCCAGGCTCAAAACTATCGCTTTCACGTGGGTGGCTTCCCAAATCCTGGCTCAATAATCTATTCAGGTCTTGCTGCGGCAGCGACTTATTGCAGCCTGCGCGCTCCCTACAGGCCCACAGGCACAGTTGCCACACACGCTGCTTGGACACACTGTCCAGGCATTTTACATCTGCCGCGCACAGATGGCCTTCATAAATAAGCCGCGCCAGTAACGCCTCCGGCATTGCCAGATTGATATTTTTCAAGGTGATACATCCTTTACCCATAATTGCATAGCTTAGATGATAATAATTATCATCTAGATTGAGATCCAGGATTTTTGCCCCAAAATTTGCGCTGGCGCCAATTTGTTGAACTACACTGAAATGGAACGGCACGAATACGCTCAATAGGTAGAGGTCATCTAATGCTCATTGATATGGCTAAGAAAAACCCCCTGTTTTCCGGTAAGAAAAAGGTTGAGTCAGAAGATGCTGGTCCAGCGTGGAAAGTCCTGATCGTTGATGATGAGCCCGACGTTCACACGGTTACCAAACTGGCCCTGTCACGTTTTAAGTTGGAGGGACGCTCCCTTTCCTTTATTAACGCCTACAGTGGCGAACAGGCCAAGGAAATCCTCAATACAGAAAAAGACGTGGCTGTTGCCTTTATCGATGTGGTGATGGAGAGCGACCACGCCGGACTTGAGTTGGTGAAATGGATCCGTGAGGAGCTGAAAAACCGCACGATGCGCATCGTGCTGCGTACCGGTCAACCCGGCCAGGCGCCGGAAGAAGATGTTATCGTCAATTACGATATCAATGACTACAAGGCCAAGGCCGAACTCGACTCACGCAAGCTGGTTACCAGCGTCTACTCTTCCCTGCGCTCCTACCGCGACATTATGGAGATAGAACAGGCGCGTCAGGTTCAATTAAAGCATCGCAAAGGGCTTGAGCGGGTGCTTGAAGCGACCTCCGGCCTGTTTGAGCTGCGCACGTTACATAAATTCGCCGACGGTTTGCTCACCCAGGTGGCCAGCCTGTTAAATCTTGATACTGAAACCCTGCTGTTGTCCTGCAATGCCATGGATGCCATCAGCGGCAATGTCGATTCTCATGAGCTGGAAATCCTTGCCGGCACTGGCCAGTTTGCTGCCCACCACGACCGGGCACTGGCGCCCAATGTGCTGACATTACTCAAAGAAGCGCTGGCGCAAAAGCGTTGCCTGTATGAACAAAACTGCTTTGTAGGCTACTTCCCAACCAAGGGCGGTCTCATCAACCTGCTATATATGGATGGCATTGACCGCATTGGTGACCTGGATAAGCAGCTGATTGATATCTTTGCCATCAATGTGGGGGTTGCGTTCGAAAACCTGCTGTTGAATCAGGAAGTGGAAGATACTCAGTCTGAGCTTATTTTGCGGCTTGGGGATGTGGTGGAAAGCCGCTCCAAGGAAGCGGCCAATCATGTAAAACGCATGGCAGCCTATTGCTATGATCTTGCCCTGCTTGCAGGGCTTTCGGATTATGAGGCTGATCTGCTTAAGCGCGCCGCGCCCATGCACGACATAGGTAAAATCGCGATCCCCGATGCTGTGCTGCTGAAACCTGGCAAGCTTGATGATGATGAGTGGCAAATCATGCGTCAGCACCCGGTGATTGGCCATCAGATCCTGGCAAACTCAGAGCGACCAATACTTACCGCCGCCGCCACCATTTCACTGCAACACCATGAAAAGTTTGATGGCAGTGGCTATCCAGCAGGGTTGAATGGTGAGGCCATCCACGTGTATGCCCGTATTGTGGCGATTGCCGATGTGTTCGATGCCCTGTCCCACTCTCGCTGCTACAAAGAAGCATGGCCACTGGACAAGGTACTTGAAGAGATGAAGCGCTGCTCAGGCACTCACTTCGATCCTGTGCTTCTGCAACTCTTTATAGACAATATAGATACCTTTGTTGCCATTAAAGAGTGCTGGAAAGATACCGCTGAGTAGCAAAGCCGCTATTGGAAATGCTAACCGTGCGACTGAGGGTTAGCTTATATATTGGCGTATACATTAGTGGTGATGATAACGCAGCGACTGCCTTGAACAGTTAACTGCCTGCGCTCGTGTAAATGTTACGAGTTTGGGTTGTCAGCAAGAAAATCAAACCAGGCCTGCTTAGTCAGGCCTTGTTCGTCAGTGAAGCTCACCATCAATCGCCACACCATATAACCACTGGCACAGCTGCCGTATATTGCGCTGGCCTGATAGTGATTTTCAGCCTGTTGCTGCCATTTAAGTGGGATAAGCCCCATAAACATGTCTCGGCCTTCAATGCGGCTATCGCCGATTACCACAGGCGAGCTGAATTTAAGGTTAAATTTCAGCGGCTTTTCACTGGGCGCATTGGCAGGGTTTAGTTCCAGCGTGATGATATTTTCACCAATCGTTTGGGTGCATGGCCCTGAGTGGAAGTCGCAAAGTCCGGTTTCGTCAACCTTCACTTCTGCGGTTTTTTGACCCTGATCACATCCTGAGCCGATAAACGCGATTAAGACTGCGCAAACGACGGGGAAAAAGCGGTTACCTAGCACAACAATTCACCTTATGCTGCAAGACGTTAACATTCTATTGCTCGGCTTGATCCAGATCAACAAAGCAGCCCCAGGTCCGGTATCTTTTTTGACGCAGCTCAAGTATCATTGCAATGCCTTGCTACAGGTAACAAAACTGCAGGCAAAGACATTGACAGTCGGCATTGCACCCGATAGGGAAAGTGTCGTTTGTCATGATAACAAACCGGTAAAGCTCGTCTTTACTCACATTACAAGTAAAAGTAATAAGCAGTGGAAGCACTATGATGAACCATTCCCAGCCTAACGGCGCTGATTACAATTACACTGTCGTGCGCCAATTCGCCCTTACCACAGTTTTGTGGGGCATTGTTGGTATGTCTGTCGGTGTACTTATTGCGGCTCAGTTGATCTGGCCACAGCTGAACTTCGATACTCCTTGGTTGACCTATAGCCGCTTGCGGCCATTGCACACCAATGCGGTAATCTTCGCGTTCGGTACCTCAGCGCTCTTCGCCACCTCTTACTATGTTGTTCAACGCACCTGTCAAACCCGTTTGTTTGCGCCAGCTCTGGCACAATTTACATTCTGGGGTTGGCAAGCCATCATTCTGGCCGCGGCCATTACTCTGCCTCTGGGTATCACCAGTGGTAAAGAATACGCCGAGCTGGAATGGCCCATCGATATCGCTATCGCCGTTGTTTGGGTGAGTTACGCTATCGTATTCTTCGGCACCATTATCAAGCGTAAGACCTCGCACATTTATGTTGCGAACTGGTTCTTCGGCGCCTTTATCATCACCGTTGCTGTGCTGCACATTGTAAACTCCATGGCTGTACCTGTTAGCCTGTGGAAGTCTTACTCTATCTATGCCGGCGCCGTGGATGCCATGGTGCAATGGTGGTATGGTCACAACGCCGTAGGCTTCCTGCTGACCGCAGGCTTCCTGGGTATGATGTACTACTTCGTACCTAAGCAAGCCGGTCGTCCAGTGTACTCTTACCGTCTGTCTATCGTGCACTTCTGGGCACTGATTGCACTGTACATCTGGGCCGGTCCTCACCACCTGCACTACACTGCCCTGCCCGACTGGACTCAGTCTCTGGGTATGGTGATGTCTCTGATCCTGTTCGCACCTTCATGGGGCGGTATGATCAACGGCATCATGACCCTGTCCGGTGCATGGCATAAGCTGCGTACTGACCCAGTACTGCGCTTCCTGGTGGTATCTCTGTCCTTCTACGGTATGTCTACCTTCGAAGGCCCGATGATGGCTATCAAGACTGTAAACGCGCTGTCTCACTACACTGACTGGACCGTTGGTCACGTACACTCAGGTGCTCTGGGTTGGGTTGCCATGGTGTCTATCGGTTCTCTGTATCACCTGATCCCGAACCTGTTCGGTCACGGCCGTATGTACTCTACCTCTCTGGTAAACGTACACTTCTGGCTGGCAACCATAGGTACTGTACTGTACATCGTTGCCATGTGGATCTCTGGTGTGATGCAAGGTCTGATGTGGCGTGCAGTTAACTCTGACGGCACCCTGACCTACAGCTTCGTTGAAAGTCTGGAAGCTTCTTATCCGTTCTACTTCGTCCGCTTCCTGGGCGGCTGCTTCTTCGTAACCGGTATGCTGATCATGGCCTACAACGTGTATCGCACCGTTAAAGCGCCTAAAGATTCACTGCCTGCGCTGACTGAAGCCAAAGCTGCATAAGGAGTAGACACGATGAAATTCAATCACGAATTAATAGAGAAGAACATCGGTTTGCTCGGTATCTTCACCGTGCTGGTGATCAGCATCGGTGGTCTGGTACAGATCACGCCGCTGCTGTTCCAAAAAGATACCACTGAGCCAGTTAAGGGCCTGCGTCCTTACACTGCCCTGGAGCTTGAAGGCCGTGACATTTACATCCGTGAAGGTTGTTATAACTGTCACAGCCAGATGATCCGTCCTCTGCGTGCAGAGACTGAGCGTTACGGTCACTACTCTGTTGCCGGTGAGTCTGTTTGGGATCACCCATTCCAGTGGGGCTCCAAGCGTACCGGTCCGGATCTGGCCCGTGTTGGTGGTCGTTACAGCGACAAATGGCACGAAGTTCACCTCATCGATCCTCGCGCTGTGGTTCCTCAATCAAACATGCCTGGCTTCCCATGGCTGGCAGAAAACAAGCTGGATGGCAAGTTGACTGCTCAGAAAATGGAAGTCTTCCGTGGGTTTGGTGTTCCCTATACCGATGCTGACATCGCCAACGCTCAGAAAGCCGTAGAAGGCAAGACTGAGATGGAAGCCATCATCGCGTACCTGCAGTCTCTGGGACACGCACTCAAATAAGGAGGCAACTATATGGATTACGGCACATTACACGGACTCGTTACCATCGTTGTAATGCTGACCTTCGTCGGTATATTTGCTTGGGCTTATAGCTCCCGTCGCAAAAAGCAATTCGACGAGGCTGCTAACCTGGTGTTCTCTGATGAAGAGCACAAGGAAATGAAGGACTCAGGAGAGCAAAAATAATGTTGATGAGTAACTTCTGGAGTATGTGGATCAGCATACTCACAATTCTGGTGATCGTAGGCTGCTTCGTGCTGCTGAAGATCTGTTCCAAGAACACGACGCCTGATATCAAAGAAGGCGAGTCAATGGGTCACAGCTTCGACGGTATCGAAGAGCTGAACAACCCACTGCCAAAGTGGTGGAGCTATATGTTCTACATCACTATCGTGTTCGGTGTGATTTACCTGGCACTGTACCCAGGTCTGGGTAACTTCAAAGGTTACCTCGGCTGGAGCAGCTCTAACCAGAGCATTGGTACCGAGCAAGGCATCAAGGCGGATTCCAAGGCTGCGATTGAGAACGCATCCAAAGAAGGTCGCTGGGTTCAGTACGATCAGGAAGTTAAGGCTGCTGACGACAAGTTCGGCCCTATCTTCAAGAAGTTTGCTGAAACCCCACTGGAAGAATTGGCAAAAGATCCTGAAGCACTGAAAGTGGGCGGTCGTCTGTTCCTGCAGAACTGTTCTCAGTGCCACGGCTCTGATGCCCGCGGTAGCCTCGGCTTCCCTAACCTGACTGACAGTGACTGGCTGTATGGCGGCTCTCTGGCCGAAATCAAGACCAGCATCATGAACGGTCGTCGCGGTATGATGCCTCCAAAAGGTGGTCTGCCAGTGGATGACAGCGAAATCCCGGGTCTGGTTGCTTACCTGCACAAGCTGGGTGGCACCGAGCATGACGCAGCACTGGCCGCTCAAGGTCAGGGTTCCTTCATGAAGGGCTGTTTCGCCTGTCACGGTATGGATGCCAAGGGCAACAAGCTCATGGGCGCCCCTAACCTGACTGACAACATTTGGCTGTACGGTTCCAGCGATGGCCAGATCAGCGAGTCAATCAAGTATGGTCGCAGTGGCGTGATGCCAGCATGGAAAGACGTGCTGGGTGAAGAAAAAGTTCACGTAATCGCCGCCTACGTTTACAGCTTGTCAAACAAGTAAAAACGTCACC
It encodes the following:
- the tusD gene encoding sulfurtransferase complex subunit TusD translates to MSTFILQVSGKAYGSAAPLHALRFAKAAIDEGHQILRVFFYQDGVFNASSLGSPASDEFNVYRAWHELACEHKVELVNCVSAALRRGMVSREEAETQGLSHWNVDDGFHNGGLGELVSGIAKADRLVCF
- a CDS encoding Bax inhibitor-1/YccA family protein, which produces MSQEILVSKQSTLEVNKLIKNTYMLLSMTLAFSALCAWIATAMGISPLMSIGFSIGGFILLFVTLRKADSSAGLFWVFAFTGMEGASLGYILNHYAGMANGPALIMQAFGLTSAIFIGLSMYALTTKKDFSFMGGFLFAGLIVIIIGGLINMFVGNSTAYMLLSWATALVFTGLILFDTSRIVNGGETNYIRATVSLYLDFLNLFLAILRILGMNNDD
- the punR gene encoding DNA-binding transcriptional activator PunR, yielding MLSEQSLELVDIVAQVGSFTAAAAKLHKVPSAVSYAIKQIEDELGVVLFHRHHRSVSLTVAGEHFVREARAMLSQMNELKRGTQRIANGWQPTLSIALDNIVRADRISVLIADFYRHFQDVELIIRIEVFNGVWEALATGRSHIAIGATTAIPVGGVFQYRDMGVIDWAFLVAKNHPLAAIDEPLTDDMLRPFPSICLEDTSREIPKRTTWLLDNQRRLVVPDWIRAINCFTNGLGIGYMPRHLAAPFIQAGLLVEKTLERPKVPSPCCLAWNGDTPSPALSWVLDYLGDSEKLHREWLA
- the punC gene encoding purine nucleoside transporter PunC, whose protein sequence is MLGFLATDMYLPAFNQIEASLNTSASLVAMTLTCFLGGLALGQLAYGSLCDRFGKRNTLMAGLGLFALSSVLLGFTQDISVFFALRVVQAFGACSAAVIWQALVMERFSETEARRVFSSIMPLVALSPALAPLMGAWVSEQMGWRAIFIILAILGLLLAAMTPALAGNSKANESQTPISVGSILKNHAFQNNVAIFGACSAAFFCYLTLWPAVMQHHGYAAAEIGLSFIPQTLAFMLGGFTCKKLLTKHSPQAIKNTLITGFVVLSLALFLLTQLGAGIESVLWVFAILAAINGAVYPLLVTDALAPFSSNATKAAGWQNFLQLGMAFIASAAVALIAHWFEKAIGVGILICAGIVLLAWLRMNWSAWRDNWCFPDPARIAVQADTEQKPSSEGTQLQKTE
- a CDS encoding DUF3369 domain-containing protein; protein product: MLIDMAKKNPLFSGKKKVESEDAGPAWKVLIVDDEPDVHTVTKLALSRFKLEGRSLSFINAYSGEQAKEILNTEKDVAVAFIDVVMESDHAGLELVKWIREELKNRTMRIVLRTGQPGQAPEEDVIVNYDINDYKAKAELDSRKLVTSVYSSLRSYRDIMEIEQARQVQLKHRKGLERVLEATSGLFELRTLHKFADGLLTQVASLLNLDTETLLLSCNAMDAISGNVDSHELEILAGTGQFAAHHDRALAPNVLTLLKEALAQKRCLYEQNCFVGYFPTKGGLINLLYMDGIDRIGDLDKQLIDIFAINVGVAFENLLLNQEVEDTQSELILRLGDVVESRSKEAANHVKRMAAYCYDLALLAGLSDYEADLLKRAAPMHDIGKIAIPDAVLLKPGKLDDDEWQIMRQHPVIGHQILANSERPILTAAATISLQHHEKFDGSGYPAGLNGEAIHVYARIVAIADVFDALSHSRCYKEAWPLDKVLEEMKRCSGTHFDPVLLQLFIDNIDTFVAIKECWKDTAE
- the ccoN gene encoding cytochrome-c oxidase, cbb3-type subunit I, whose protein sequence is MMNHSQPNGADYNYTVVRQFALTTVLWGIVGMSVGVLIAAQLIWPQLNFDTPWLTYSRLRPLHTNAVIFAFGTSALFATSYYVVQRTCQTRLFAPALAQFTFWGWQAIILAAAITLPLGITSGKEYAELEWPIDIAIAVVWVSYAIVFFGTIIKRKTSHIYVANWFFGAFIITVAVLHIVNSMAVPVSLWKSYSIYAGAVDAMVQWWYGHNAVGFLLTAGFLGMMYYFVPKQAGRPVYSYRLSIVHFWALIALYIWAGPHHLHYTALPDWTQSLGMVMSLILFAPSWGGMINGIMTLSGAWHKLRTDPVLRFLVVSLSFYGMSTFEGPMMAIKTVNALSHYTDWTVGHVHSGALGWVAMVSIGSLYHLIPNLFGHGRMYSTSLVNVHFWLATIGTVLYIVAMWISGVMQGLMWRAVNSDGTLTYSFVESLEASYPFYFVRFLGGCFFVTGMLIMAYNVYRTVKAPKDSLPALTEAKAA
- the ccoO gene encoding cytochrome-c oxidase, cbb3-type subunit II, with amino-acid sequence MKFNHELIEKNIGLLGIFTVLVISIGGLVQITPLLFQKDTTEPVKGLRPYTALELEGRDIYIREGCYNCHSQMIRPLRAETERYGHYSVAGESVWDHPFQWGSKRTGPDLARVGGRYSDKWHEVHLIDPRAVVPQSNMPGFPWLAENKLDGKLTAQKMEVFRGFGVPYTDADIANAQKAVEGKTEMEAIIAYLQSLGHALK
- a CDS encoding cbb3-type cytochrome oxidase subunit 3, which gives rise to MDYGTLHGLVTIVVMLTFVGIFAWAYSSRRKKQFDEAANLVFSDEEHKEMKDSGEQK
- the ccoP gene encoding cytochrome-c oxidase, cbb3-type subunit III, yielding MSNFWSMWISILTILVIVGCFVLLKICSKNTTPDIKEGESMGHSFDGIEELNNPLPKWWSYMFYITIVFGVIYLALYPGLGNFKGYLGWSSSNQSIGTEQGIKADSKAAIENASKEGRWVQYDQEVKAADDKFGPIFKKFAETPLEELAKDPEALKVGGRLFLQNCSQCHGSDARGSLGFPNLTDSDWLYGGSLAEIKTSIMNGRRGMMPPKGGLPVDDSEIPGLVAYLHKLGGTEHDAALAAQGQGSFMKGCFACHGMDAKGNKLMGAPNLTDNIWLYGSSDGQISESIKYGRSGVMPAWKDVLGEEKVHVIAAYVYSLSNK